A region of Saccopteryx leptura isolate mSacLep1 chromosome X, mSacLep1_pri_phased_curated, whole genome shotgun sequence DNA encodes the following proteins:
- the FAM120C gene encoding constitutive coactivator of PPAR-gamma-like protein 2 isoform X5, which translates to MGVQGFQEFLEKRCPGAVVPVDLLKLARTVSRQQQQQLQQLQQFQHRQLPPTAALAPGAPRVARGSAPQQPPLLPAALGAYSGGAGPTRHHHPAHHFHHHGQGHPGLHPPPPPPPPPPPLPGARVLVDAGSALPRLYGGYQTDWVCGGQWNAMLGYLSALCQACAYPGDDGLELVVMFPGGLGKDRLAEWGRRCQTERQTAQLIVGHVGNKGTPPPRAWFLPPACLSHCVRLALIRFRVKQAAML; encoded by the coding sequence ATGGGCGTCCAGGGCTTCCAGGAGTTCCTGGAGAAGCGCTGTCCCGGGGCCGTGGTGCCCGTGGACCTCCTCAAACTCGCGCGCACGGTTTCgcgccagcagcagcagcagctccagcAGCTCCAGCAGTTCCAGCATCGTCAGCTGCCACCTACAGCAGCCCTAGCGCCAGGGGCTCCACGCGTCGCCAGGGGCTCCGCTCCCCAGCAACCGCCGCTCCTGCCGGCTGCCTTAGGTGCCTACTCGGGGGGTGCGGGGCCCACTCGGCACCATCACCCCGCTCACCACTTCCACCACCACGGCCAGGGGCATCCTGGCCTGcacccgccgccgccgcccccgcctccccccccgCCGCTTCCCGGGGCCCGGGTGCTGGTGGACGCGGGCTCGGCGCTGCCGCGGCTTTATGGCGGCTACCAGACGGATTGGGTGTGTGGCGGCCAGTGGAATGCCATGCTGGGCTACTTGTCAGCGCTATGCCAGGCTTGTGCCTATCCCGGCGACGACGGCCTGGAGCTGGTGGTCATGTTTCCCGGGGGCCTGGGCAAGGACCGGCTGGCTGAGTGGGGCCGTCGGTGCCAGACTGAGCGGCAGACAGCGCAACTGATCGTGGGACACGTGGGCAACAAGGGCACCCCTCCTCCACGGGCCTGGTTCCTGCCACCGGCCTGCCTGAGCCACTGCGTGAGGCTAGCACTCATCCGCTTCCGGGTCAAG